The following is a genomic window from Campylobacter lari subsp. lari.
ATCAAACCGTCTTCTAAGCCCAACTAAATTTAAACTTCTAATACTAGCGCGGTTTCCCTCAGCTAAACAAAATGGCACTATATCTTGGGATAAAGCCGAAGCTCCAGCTATCATACAGCCCTCACCCACTTTAACAAATTGATGAATAGGCGTAAGCCCGCCAACAACGGTATAATCACCAAGTTCTACATGTCCTGCTAAAGTAGCATTATTTGCTAATATTATATTATTTCCTAAAATACAATCATGAGCAATATGAGAATAAGCCATTATAAAAGCATTATCGCCTATTCTAGTATAGCCATCACCCTTTGCTGTGCCTGAATTTATAGTTACAAATTCTCTTATAGTTGCATTTTTTCCTATTATTACACCTGAGTTTATTTCATCTTTATATGATATATCTTGAGGTATATCTCCAACTATAGCATAAGAAAAAATTTTAGAATCATCGCCTATTTTAACATTTGGTAAGATTCTTGCGCCTTGTTTTATTACAACATTATTTCCAATTTTTGCATTAGCTCCTACAAAAGAATAAGCTTCTATGATTACTTCATCACCTATTATAGCCCCATCTTCTACTACAGCACTTGGATGAATTTTACTCATTATTTATCCACTATCATAGCTTTAAGTTCAGCTTCTGCAACTAATTGTCCATCAACAAAAGCTTTACCTTCAAATATCCACAAATTCCCACGATTTTTTACAACACTCATTTCATAATCAAGCCTATCACCAGGACGCACTGGATTTCTAAATTTAGCATTATCAATCCCTGTAAAATATACCACTTTAGAGCTTGGATCAACTTTATCATCCATACTTTCAAAAGCTAAAACTCCACCAGTTTGAGCCATACCTTCTAAAATTAAAACACCTGGATAAATTGGATGATCAGGAAAATGCCCCATAAAAACATGATCACTAATACTTATATTTTTATAGCCTTTAACTATTTGTTTTGTCTTTAATTCTACGATTTTATCTACAAGTAAAAATGGATACCTATGTGGTAAAATTTTTTGAATTTGCATCACATCAATCATAAATTTAGCCTTAAAATATATTCAAAATTCAGATTTTACAAAAAAAATATTAATAAATTAATTAAGTTTTATAACTTCACAATCTTTTCTTTGCTATCAAAATAAATTTCACTTTTTGCCATAAATTCATAAGCACCTTTAATAATATTTTCTACAATAATCACCGGTGAAAGATCATAAGCGCCAAAATGCTTTTGCCTTATTTTGATTTCTTGCTCTATTTTCAAAGGATTTTGCAAAAAATCTTCAAAATTTTTAAATCGCATTTTACATAAGCTATTAAAATACTCAAAACTCCATAAATTTATCTCATCTTTCACGCTTTCATAATGAGATAAATTCTCTTCATTTATACTAAATTTAGTATAAGCATTTTTAAAATGAGAATAAAATAAAATATAAGCTTTTATGGGCTTTTTATCTTGTTTTATTAAAGCACTTAACAAACGATAGTTTAAAAATTTTTCTCTTTGAATTTTAAATTTAACTTCTTTTTTTTCTAAATTTTTAACTCTTTCATAAAATGTGATTTTTTCTTCTATGCTTGCTGGGAGTATTTGTTTATTAATAGGACTCATCAACTCATCTATAAAGGCTTTTTGACCTTTTTGTTTAGAAAGTGCATAAATACATCCACAATAATTTTGATGATAAAGCATACTTTCTTTTGCCAAAGCAAATTGTCTTTGC
Proteins encoded in this region:
- the lpxA gene encoding acyl-ACP--UDP-N-acetylglucosamine O-acyltransferase; amino-acid sequence: MSKIHPSAVVEDGAIIGDEVIIEAYSFVGANAKIGNNVVIKQGARILPNVKIGDDSKIFSYAIVGDIPQDISYKDEINSGVIIGKNATIREFVTINSGTAKGDGYTRIGDNAFIMAYSHIAHDCILGNNIILANNATLAGHVELGDYTVVGGLTPIHQFVKVGEGCMIAGASALSQDIVPFCLAEGNRASIRSLNLVGLRRRFDKEEIDILSKTFKILFKQGNLKDNALNLLESTSSENVKKMCNFILETKRGIPIYKEKNHG
- the fabZ gene encoding 3-hydroxyacyl-ACP dehydratase FabZ; this translates as MIDVMQIQKILPHRYPFLLVDKIVELKTKQIVKGYKNISISDHVFMGHFPDHPIYPGVLILEGMAQTGGVLAFESMDDKVDPSSKVVYFTGIDNAKFRNPVRPGDRLDYEMSVVKNRGNLWIFEGKAFVDGQLVAEAELKAMIVDK
- a CDS encoding epoxyqueuosine reductase QueH; protein product: MLVHICCSVDSHYFIQELAKAYPDEKIIGYFYDPNIHPYSEHELRFLDVKRSCDKLGIKLYKGEYEYEKWLNSVRGYENEPEKGARCQICFDFRMQKSVEFAKKIGEKKLTTTLLTSPKKDLEQLKNALQKECDKFDIEFLAPDFRKNGGTQRQFALAKESMLYHQNYCGCIYALSKQKGQKAFIDELMSPINKQILPASIEEKITFYERVKNLEKKEVKFKIQREKFLNYRLLSALIKQDKKPIKAYILFYSHFKNAYTKFSINEENLSHYESVKDEINLWSFEYFNSLCKMRFKNFEDFLQNPLKIEQEIKIRQKHFGAYDLSPVIIVENIIKGAYEFMAKSEIYFDSKEKIVKL